In Artemia franciscana chromosome 14, ASM3288406v1, whole genome shotgun sequence, the genomic stretch actaaaaatacttaagcataaagagcgaggtatttatcttctcctaaataccccgctctttatgctaaagtatttttagaacccctcatgtgcgtaataatctcagttcgttttaagttttaatgctactccttactatcaattgaaaaaactttttcatgttaattttttcattttttttatagtaatgctagaaaatcctgtgcccttttcattgaatttctcttcccccatgacacattcctccaaggaaagatcttctcacatagccccctcccctcaaccccaccaccaaaccaaaaaatcccactgaaaacgtctgtacgcatCTCACttccattactgtatgtaaacactggtcagagtttgtaacttgcagcccctcccccagagactgtgggggagtaagtcatccccaaagacatagttattatggttttcgactatgcggaacaaaatggctatctcaaaattttgatccgtttactttgggaaaaaatgagcgtggaagggggcatgggtgccctccaatttttttggtcacttaaaaagggcactagaacttttcatttccgttagaatgagccctcttgcgacgttctaggactacttggtcgatacgatgacccctggagaaaaataacaacaaataaacacgcatccatgatctgtcttctggcaaaaaatacgagatcccacatttttgtagataggagcttggaatttttgctatagggtcctctgatacgctgaatttttgttaataatgtGGTAATGATTAATGATAGtgggatttttgttaagattcaatgacttttaggggatgtttccccctgttttccaaaatgaggcaaattttctcaggcttgtaacttttggtgacaaagattaaatttgatgaaacttatatatttaaaatcagcatgaaaatcagattcttttgatgtatcttttaccatcaaaattccgttttttagagtttcgtttactattgagccgggtcgctccttactacagttcgttaccacgaactgtttgaaaaaaaaactttcttctattaaaaatcaaattcatttgTTAATTTTCTATATGTAGAACGGTGTATCGTAATGAACTGTAACTAAATGTGACTCGAACTAATAGTAAGCAACGGAAATAGGTTTTTATAGCAATCGTAAATACATAAAACTCGTAAAGTTTAATGATACCCACCTAAAGCTACGAACCAGAAAACATATACCTCGTTGTTGAAGAAGAAGTGGGGAAATCCCCCAAAGGGCAGGTGGTTTATATAGGAACACCATCAAAATTAGCAAACTAGAGGACCCTGTTGTAGAGGATTTAAAGTCAGTCAACAGGGACGAAATGGGCTTTGGGGCGGTGGACACCCTCCAAGACCCTCATTTCTCCTCAGCTGATATTTAGTTCTTtcgaaaattttatcaaaactaagatacgCCTACTTAATTCAAGCATCCGCAGAAAGCTTAATTCAAgcgtcagttttctttagtatatcttaattttgttgtactatatggcccatttttcagttttcactgtgatttaagaaaattggcttcaactttgccccccccccaggattttgacgaaattacgccaatGCTAGCCAACAAAATGTGAACCTttccataaaatattttaaaactgcTCTTTAAAAGCTACTAGTTCAcgaaaatttatataattttttaaactggaaTTAAACTTACTCGGCAAGGGGTGTAGtaagaattattaatattaatggtCCCGTTTTAGTCCTTGAAATTTAGCCCTTGAATCATAATGCTGACTCAATATTCATTTTAGtaagattgaataaaaaagaagttttcagtcaaaattaaggaccaaaattaaaattagctGAAACTGTTCCGTATATCAGGAAGTttaccccttcctcaaccttCGACCTTTATTCAAGGCTTAAggttcttttcaaatatttcgcATTAAAAatcaacggcccttgtgttcgAGTAGTCTTTCTTAAGAATTGTGGCCAAGTCAACCTTGCGTAAAAAAACTGAAGCTTAAGGAAGGGGCTACCCCCTCatttactgaataatttctgtttgttataagttttaatggtgctcaataatttcagttgaaaaacttttcttttatctaatttcagactgtttttcaaatcatcgTAGGAAATTCCCTTCCCTCCCTTCGTGAAATTCCCACAGGAAACACCCTTTTGTTAAATTCTCCCGtgaaaaatcccctccccatcAAAATAGATCCCCCCATATTTCCCCATAACAAATACTACAGGCGAGTTGCATACTACAGGCGAGGGCAAGttgcataacttacatccctttTCCTGGGCTTATGAGCCACAGTTATTGGACttctaaaatttcataaatcgagtgactatctcaaaatttgaccAGATGTCTTCGCATAAAAAAGGTCTTGGAGGGGGCAAGTTACCATCCAATCTGATTGGTCACAACTCCTTCaatacgaagtgccttggtaaaaaaaacaacaaaacaaacaagtaaGTAATACTTTGTGCCCACATGATAGTTTTAGTATTCGTTAATATTAAgaatacttttaaaatattttttagtttttctgatgAAGAAATAAGATCTTGACCTGAACTTACATTTTTGACAAAGTTCGAATATTCAGTTGAGGTTTTTGAGCAGCAGCACAGTTTTGTACaataaatctttaataatattttttttttttagaatttcaggtAAGTTGGCTATTCATTGCAGTTAAAAATTGGGTAAACTTTCGTTTAGCATTGGGCTTCAGCCATGCTGACTCCATTCTGTAGACACCCTCTAGTATATACGCTTCCTAGTCcatcattttattaaaataatcttTTCGAGTTAAATGCGaccaaaaataataacatttttaaaaCGTCAAAAAAGGATGTTACTAATCAATACAACCAGActtgtttctttagttttctattgtttcaaTACAGGTTTCCTTGAGGCCCTGAACTCGAATGAGGTGTCTATAGGGCCTGACGTTTTAAAGTAAATTagagtagtaaaaaaaatattgttcacGGTAAGAATCAGAATAACCACATttgctttccaaaatgcatcgCCCTCGTTAAGGTTTCCTTTGTTCAGTCTAACAACCTCAAATTTAGCCGATTTGAGAAAATCAATGTTTAGTCTATTTTGGGGTTTTATGTTTCGATACGGCCCACAgcttccttctttttttgtttcttttgactCAACATACTTGGCCTATTAGTTACTTGACAATTGGAGACAAAACAATTTGGGTGCCACAAATCTTTACAACAATTATCCCCGTAGCTTTTGTCTTCTCTCAGATCCCCTTACCTCTACCTACTTGCTCTGAAAATCTTAAACCATTCTGGAAAAAGTTCAGGTTTATTGACTCACTTTTAGGTATTACAGATCGCTTAAACCGAttgtcaaatattttgtttactaaAGTTTACCTGGTCCTGTCTACATACCCTGCAAGTTACAAGCCTAACGGGAAAAgctttggttcaatttttgACTTAATTTATAACTACAGATAGTAAATGAATAATGTCGAAACTCTCCCGCTCTCTTCGGGCTTAAAATTGCCGGACACggctttgttttttaaacctCCTACCAGATTATGACAACATAGTTCGATCCATAATATCCTTGCAACCGCTCTAAATACTATGTTGATTTGCGTAACAAACTTGCCTTTCCTTTTAAAATACCGAGTTCATTGTTTAGAACCCTTTTGACAGCGACTATAATCCAATTTGGCAAATGGATAAGCCTGAATCTCAGCTATTGGCCTTAGACCGGGTTCGGCGCTCCTCGCGGAGCTTTTTATCATTAGTCCCCCCGACTTCACCATCATATTTTTGCTGACAAATAAATGCAAATGACAAAAATGCACTCAAACTATTTATTTATGCTCACAACACTAGGTTCATCCATCCCATCTTAAGTTGGAAAGAAGAGATGCTTCAACCTACTACAAAATACTCTTTGAACAGTGTATACTTTGGTTTGGTATGATGGGGATTTTCAGTGATAAAATATTGATGATACTGAAGAATGAGGGGACTTTCGGGAACTAGTCCGCTTGGCGTCTCTGAACCCGAATAACGAGAATTGAAAGATGATAGAATTGTCACCTTAATTGGAAAGATTAGAACTGTAAAGTTGCtaaaaaatgacataaaagaaaaacttgcaAAGGGAGCATAAACGTTaagatttataatttttttaaaggtcaAGAAACATCCTTAATATGAAGGAAGGTGTTCCGCTTCCAGAGCCTTTCCTGGATTTGCCTTACCATAATTTGCCTATTATAAAGAAAGCagattgaaaaaaagacaaaaaaagtgtAGGAAAATAAGGTGTcttgttctaatttttctagAAGGTTGGGGTTCATGAAAATTCCATAAAATCTGTGTTGCATAGacaaatatttatgtattcAAAGCAATGACTCAAGACCTGAGGGGTTCAGTCCCTTAGTCAATATTCCAGGCATTGGTTCTACCCACCCCTCATCCAACCAACAGGACTTGTGCCTATGTTCCAAGCATCTTGTGTTTTTGGTAGACGGTATATTATACATGTAGTATTTACGTATTTAATTGATAGGGGTACAAGCCTACCATTGCCCGTAATTATGCAGtgttttttctctaattttaagTGCTAAACTTGCTCTTTactataatttcttttaatgGAGAATATAAAATCTAACAATAgcctaagaaagaaaaaagaaattaataacattttcaaaataaggttTATTTCATTGCATTTTTCACTACGATTTATCTTTTATCACTCTTTGATGGTTTGTAATTTGGTGTCCAACTGCCCAAACTATTATTTGCATAAAAATCCATTGGATAAGCACTGTCACAACACCACTTGGCCTCACCAAATACAACagaagcttcataaggagttaACAAAGGGGCTTGAAATGCAAGACCCCAGTCAATAGATAATCTAGGACAAGCTATCTGAATCCATGCATCTACTGAGCTCATTGCTGCCAGTTTATATGGAAAAATTTCAGACAATAACAGAGTGACAACTTCTcgtttttttagctcttttagtAAAAAATCTGCAACTTTTGAACTTCCTTGGCGTCCCAATGATCCTATTATTAGTCCAAAGCGTTTTGCCTTTGATGCTTTTACAATTGcgttatttctgtttttcttcatGGTTGAGTGGTCATATTCTTCCTTTGTAAACTTCTTTGAATAGGGGTCATACCTGTAAGCAGATAGATGGGGATTTGCTATCATTGCACTCTCTAAATGAAACCTACCATCACCGAGATATATAAGAATATCACAATCTAATTTTGAAGGTGAGGTACATCCCAAAATTTCACCAGGAGATAAAGGCTGACTTTTTGGGATAGTCACTTTATATCCTATGTCTTTCAATTCCTTAGCTATTGCATGAAGGCTATTCACAAACTGGATTGTGCTGACCATTCCAATATGAACATCGTTGGGAAAGTTCAACTTTATTGTTTCAAGACAATGAAGCATGTCAAATTTAATATCCACAAAAACATAAAGGACTGTTATTCCATGAGTTTTATCAATTGGAACTAAACAGCTATGACCATAGTGTACAAGCAAGTCAGCCCCCAAAGCACGAGCTGTATAGTCATCAATACAACAAGCACCATAAGTTACATCACCCAATACAATAACATCTACACCACTAAACGTTTCAAGAATGTCACTTATTGTTAAAGCAAACATTTGCAGGCCTTCAGGCATTTGCAGGGCAACTCGCTTTGCCTTGATCTGCTCAATTTTCCACAACGTCTTGTGAATCTCAAAATTGTAGTTAATGGGAAGTGACTGTAGTAGggcttgtaattttttgttttccaaaatatgagAAGGGACTTGATTTGGCTGCCTAACAGGTCCATGGGCCATTTTAGCAGTGAACACTTTTCTTTGTGCATTTGCTGATACAACAACAGCCATTTCAATAGAATCCAATCAGTTCGTTTGCttgacttaaaaaacaaaacaccgTTACATCAGCAGGATATCCTGTAAGATATtcaatattgaattttattttatagatatGTATTTGTGACGAGGGATCGTTTGGAGGAAGCAAGGGAGGcacttccccctcccaatgatttggaaaaacaaaattatcatACAGCCCATGCCCCTTGTGTCTCTGGATGCTGACCTCTTTTGCCTCCccaaaataaaaatgctggaggtactaaacagttcgtggtaacgaactgtaagtaaggagcaatctggctccatagtaaccgaaactctagaaatcaAAATTGTGATACCAATAGAAAAACGAATACAACGAAGAGAAACGATgcaaatgtgccttatttttcaattaaaagggAAAACAGCActtgaaagtcatagaatctttatgAAGattacatcatcagattcagcgtatcagagaaccacacTATTGTGGTTTCAAGCTGCTATCAGgaaaaatgtggagtttcgtattttttgccagaagaaagatcgccGGAGcctgtttaattgtttttctttctttttttcagaggtgatcgtatcgaaccagtggtcctgcaatatcgcgaaagggctcattcgaacggaaattaaaagttctagttcccttttgagttatcaaaaatattggagggtaactaggtccCCTCTCGCGCTAATTCTTCCcatcacccgatcaaaattttgagatagccattttgttcagcacagttgaaaaatctaataactatgtctccgaggatgacttaatcccaaACAGTCCCTGatggaagggctgcaagttatgaacgttgtccattgtttgcatatagtatcggttgatgttttcaggggggatttttttctgctGGGGGGTTGGGAGTTACACGGAAGAATGTTTCCATGGAAGAACTTTCACGGGGGAGGGCAATATTCCACGAAGGGGGCCCTGGATTTCACGGCATTAtctaaaaacgatcagaaattgaataaaaaacaagttttcaattgaaagtaaggagcaacattaaacttctataagatttgggggtgatttgtacaagcaaattatgggaattcccatggggggggggaatgccagcccatttatagctgacttgtttttaagtcaactagaatataaatatatgatggataagaataatccaattaatttaaaacatgcttggtcaaataataaaagatatttagatgatattttggtcttaaattgtaaggatttcattgatatttctaaaaatatatatccatcagagcttattcttgagcctagtcatggcgctggtcatgaaaatcatttcttagatttaaatattaatatttgggataataataaattaagttttaaaatgtataataaaacggatgattttgatcttgaagtgattagtttcccattccctgaaagtaatatacactcaaatatcacatattcagcgcttttctcacagttacttcgttatgcaaggatttgtagtaattatattgattttaaaaatagatgtaaaatcttaagccaaaaattgatatcaagaggtttttctgcaaataaattaacttggcaatttaaaaaatttagttttcattataacgaacttttaaataaatatcaaaagaattatctagaaatacttaaagaaatttttaactaatttcggaggtttgagaaatgttgtcacagcgccatttattttgaattgtgtttctaattgagcggattttctaaaaaattagccacatggtaaagatgaattctataattgtttagttcattcaggttttttacaatgtgttaatatttgtgatttggtaaaatttataatatttagtttacctattgttgctaaagggagggatatattaacaggataagcttgttttggttttacttggttgttttacatttgctgttttttttcataggcatgtattttgggggtgatacctgacgcggggatgccatggatattctgtggtagccacaacactgtgctgagtagagaatttagagtggcgaaaccctatataggccagtgtattctcctgatgagcccttatgttgggtgttgcctctgaattatttgtctatattattttttctattgtttggtaaatgacgacttatacttattgacgacatgactgcctgtccatggattattctttatggttgattgtgtgtggctatgctgtttgacctatgtgattgtatggatgagtagggttaaggcctcattcaagtgctggtctatattaaccactaatttaggaaaacagtcttccttttctccttctgtctttttttttttttttttttttttgtgtgtttgtgctgtagcattggtgatttctcttttcatgataatatatatatatatatatatatatatatatatatatatatatattatatatatatatatatatacatatatatactagctgttggggtggcgcttcgcgccaccccaacacctagttggcgggggcgcttcgcgtccccccaagcccccccgcgcgcgtaagtcgttacgcgccattgtagttgtgtccctatgtcccacctgtgaatatagatagatagatatatatatatatatatatatatatatatatatatatatatatatatatatatatatatatatatatatatatatatatatatatatatatatatatatatatatgtttttaactacgtaaaacttgcgaatatacaacattctttgctgtcccattgtctgtgcatataaatagattgtcaggtttaccgactcttgaacatgcaacatataatggtccatgggaaaacaatccgtattcagatctatacctcatgattctaatgattgcccttgagctttgttgatggtgattgctaatcgaccattccctgagtcgccatcgtcatttatatatccccctgtgcaccccggcgtccgctttgtagttatgtccctgtgtcccggtcgtcatttatattccctgtgtcccggtcgtcatttgtgtcccggtgttccagtctgtgatttctctttgagtgtcccgggcgtcatttatattccttgtgtcccggtgtcccggtcgtcatttatatccccctgtgccccccggcgtcccattgtagttgtgtccctgtgtcccggtcgtcatttatattccctgtgtcccggtcgtcatttgtatcccggtgtcccggtctgtatatacattcgttttttagttttgtttttctcctttatttttttccttttttagtttatttagatttttagattttttagttttgttattagtttttagtttttttgtagtttttaccatttttttagtttttttagttttttttttacttatgtcctggtcgtcatttatactccctgtgtcccggtcgtcatttgtgtctcggtgctttgttgattgctaatttatattatatttatatttatattttttatatttattaatatttttttagttttctttttctcttatttttcagttttttccttttttttagttttttcttttttagtttttagttttttttttgttttttacctttttttagtttttttagttttttagcttttttagtttttttattagtttttagttttttttagtttttgcctttttttagttttttcagttttttttttagtttttagtttttacctttttttagttttttttagttttttagcttttttagttttttttctttttagttttttttgtagtttttaccttttttagtttttttcttctttcgtattagtgtgaaataattcagacgtcatatgcggacaaacacgacgtcactcgacagacagacagacagacataacccacaaacaacttatttttatatatatttattcatatttttttagttttctttttctcttttatttttcagttttttccttttttttagtttttttcttttttagtttttagttttttttagttttttaccgtttttttagttttttttagttttttttagtttttttagttttttagcttttttagtttttttattagtttttatttttttgtagtttttgcctttttttatttttttcagtttttttttagttattagatttttacctttttttagttttttttagttttttagtttttttttctttttagttttttttgtagtttttaccttttttagtttttttcttcttttgtattagtgtgaaataattcagacgtcatatgcgaacaaacatgacgtcacctgatccacagatccacacacagacaacttatttttatatatatatatatatatatatatatatatatatatatatatatatatacaagctgttggggtggcgcttcgcgccaccccaacacctagttggtgggggcgcttcgcgccccccaagcccccccgcgcgcgtaagtcgttacgcgccatattagttacgcgccattgtagttgtgtccctatgtcccacctgtgaatatatatatatatatatatatatatatatatatatatatatatatatatatatatatatatatatatatatatatatatactagctgttggggtggcgcttcgcgccaccccaacacctagttggtgggggcgcttcgcgccccccccaagcccccccgcgcgcgtaagtcgttacgcgccataatagttacgcgccattgtagttgtgtccctatgtcccacctgtgaatatagatagatatatatatatggttttaactacgtaaaacttgcgaatatacaacattctttgctgtcccattgtctttgcatataaatagattgtcaggtttaccgactcttgaacatgcaacatataatggtccatgggaaaacaatctgtattcagatctatacctcatgattctaatgattgcccttgagctttgttgatggtgattgctaatcgaccattccctgtcccggtgtcccggtcgtcatttacatccccctgtttcccccggtgtccccgttgtagttgtgtccctgtgtcccggtcgtcatttatattccctgtgtcccgggtcccggtcgtcatttgtatcccggtgtcc encodes the following:
- the LOC136035370 gene encoding 2-(3-amino-3-carboxypropyl)histidine synthase subunit 1-like — its product is MAVVVSANAQRKVFTAKMAHGPVRQPNQVPSHILENKKLQALLQSLPINYNFEIHKTLWKIEQIKAKRVALQMPEGLQMFALTISDILETFSGVDVIVLGDVTYGACCIDDYTARALGADLLVHYGHSCLVPIDKTHGITVLYVFVDIKFDMLHCLETIKLNFPNDVHIGMVSTIQFVNSLHAIAKELKDIGYKVTIPKSQPLSPGEILGCTSPSKLDCDILIYLGDGRFHLESAMIANPHLSAYRYDPYSKKFTKEEYDHSTMKKNRNNAIVKASKAKRFGLIIGSLGRQGSSKVADFLLKELKKREVVTLLLSEIFPYKLAAMSSVDAWIQIACPRLSIDWGLAFQAPLLTPYEASVVFGEAKWCCDSAYPMDFYANNSLGSWTPNYKPSKSDKR